A stretch of Sphingomicrobium flavum DNA encodes these proteins:
- a CDS encoding bi-domain-containing oxidoreductase, whose protein sequence is MLIDSRVSLISAGTERMLVDFGRAGLIAKARQQPEKVKMVLDKVKTDGLLTTVDAVRSKLDQPIPLGYCNVGTVRDLGKGVDGFKPGDRVVSNGAHADVVSVPKNLCAKVPDSVSDDAASFVVLASIGLQGVRLAQPTLGEAFVVTGAGLIGLLTVQLLLANGARVLALDFDEKKLELARRFGAETCNPGKGEDPVAAGMTFSRGQGVDGVIITASTDSSDPVMQAARMCRKRGRIVLVGVTGLELNRADFYEKELSFQVSCSYGPGRYDSDYEDRGNDYPLGFVRWTEQRNFEAVLDMMAAGRIDVAPLISHRFDFADAPKAYDLLSTDKGVLGILLEYSEPTDQRHAKSVTLKERAAAAAGEPVVGFIGAGNYASRMLIPAFKEAGADLRTIASSGGSSGVVHGRKNGFAEASSDASGVIADDAINTIAIVTRHDSHARLTVEALKAGKHVFVEKPLALTMDELSQVEEAYAQSDRLLMVGFNRRFSPLTQKMKALLAGVSEPKAFIMTMNAGAIPADHWTQDPAVGGGRIIGEACHLIDLMRYLAGAPIIGVSASAMGGAANATLDKASITLNFAYGSFGTIHYLANGGASFPKERIEVFAEAGTLQIDNFLKLCGFNWKGFKKQSLMRQDKGQGPCAKAFLDAVRDGGASPIAAEELFEVARVSIEAAEMLKG, encoded by the coding sequence CAGCCGCGTCTCGCTGATCTCAGCGGGCACCGAGCGTATGCTGGTCGATTTCGGCCGCGCCGGACTGATCGCCAAGGCGCGCCAGCAGCCCGAAAAGGTCAAGATGGTGCTCGACAAGGTCAAGACCGACGGGTTGCTGACCACGGTCGATGCAGTGCGCTCCAAGCTCGATCAGCCGATTCCGCTGGGCTATTGCAATGTCGGCACGGTGCGCGATCTCGGCAAGGGTGTGGATGGTTTCAAGCCTGGCGACCGTGTCGTTTCCAACGGTGCCCATGCCGATGTGGTGAGCGTGCCCAAAAATCTCTGCGCGAAAGTCCCCGATAGCGTCAGCGATGATGCCGCCAGCTTCGTGGTGCTGGCTTCCATCGGCCTGCAGGGCGTGCGCCTGGCGCAGCCGACACTGGGGGAGGCGTTCGTCGTGACCGGCGCGGGACTGATCGGACTGCTGACCGTGCAATTGTTGCTGGCCAATGGTGCGCGCGTGCTGGCGCTTGATTTTGACGAAAAGAAGCTGGAGCTGGCTCGCCGCTTCGGCGCGGAAACCTGCAATCCGGGCAAGGGCGAGGATCCCGTTGCTGCGGGCATGACGTTCAGCCGCGGGCAGGGGGTCGATGGCGTCATCATCACCGCCTCCACCGACAGCAGCGATCCGGTTATGCAGGCAGCGCGGATGTGCCGCAAGCGCGGGCGCATCGTGTTGGTCGGCGTGACGGGCCTCGAGCTCAACCGCGCCGATTTCTATGAAAAGGAATTAAGCTTCCAGGTCAGCTGTTCCTACGGCCCGGGCCGATATGACAGCGACTATGAAGACAGGGGGAATGATTATCCGCTCGGCTTCGTGCGCTGGACTGAACAGCGCAATTTCGAAGCCGTGCTGGACATGATGGCGGCTGGGCGGATCGATGTCGCACCGTTGATCTCGCACCGCTTCGACTTCGCCGACGCGCCCAAGGCCTATGACCTCCTGTCGACCGACAAGGGCGTGCTCGGCATCCTGCTGGAATATAGCGAGCCCACCGACCAACGCCACGCCAAGAGCGTGACGCTTAAGGAGCGCGCCGCCGCGGCAGCGGGCGAACCTGTGGTCGGCTTCATCGGCGCGGGCAACTACGCCTCGCGCATGCTGATCCCCGCCTTCAAGGAAGCGGGAGCGGACCTTCGCACCATCGCTTCGTCCGGCGGATCGAGCGGGGTGGTGCATGGCCGCAAGAATGGCTTTGCCGAAGCCTCCAGCGATGCTTCGGGGGTCATTGCCGATGATGCGATCAACACGATCGCTATCGTCACCCGCCATGACAGCCATGCGCGCCTAACCGTGGAAGCACTGAAGGCCGGCAAGCATGTCTTTGTCGAAAAACCCTTGGCGCTGACGATGGACGAACTGTCGCAGGTTGAAGAGGCCTACGCGCAATCGGACAGGCTGCTGATGGTCGGCTTCAACCGCCGTTTCTCGCCGCTGACACAGAAGATGAAAGCTCTGCTGGCTGGCGTGTCAGAGCCCAAGGCTTTCATTATGACGATGAATGCCGGCGCCATCCCCGCCGATCACTGGACGCAGGATCCGGCGGTCGGCGGTGGCCGCATCATCGGAGAGGCCTGCCATCTGATCGACCTGATGCGCTACCTCGCGGGAGCCCCGATTATCGGCGTGTCAGCCAGTGCGATGGGCGGCGCGGCCAATGCCACGCTCGACAAGGCCAGCATCACCTTGAATTTCGCCTATGGCAGCTTTGGCACGATTCACTATCTCGCCAATGGCGGCGCCAGCTTCCCCAAGGAGCGGATCGAGGTCTTTGCGGAAGCCGGCACGCTGCAGATCGACAATTTCCTCAAGCTGTGCGGCTTTAACTGGAAGGGCTTCAAGAAGCAGTCGCTGATGCGGCAGGACAAGGGGCAGGGGCCGTGTGCCAAGGCTTTCCTCGATGCTGTGCGTGACGGCGGCGCCAGCCCCATCGCAGCCGAGGAATTGTTCGAGGTCGCAAGGGTGTCGATCGAAGCGGCGGAAATGCTCAAGGGATGA
- a CDS encoding heparinase II/III-family protein, with protein sequence MSGWPAKLRTYRKLGLANLWRVGSYRLGLKQGWHPVLKIDAQAPDGPFFRSAKPDLPFAPRADWQQTMPWFGWTEKPLGDVPDWHLSPQSGAHAASDRPWHQIGDFDPALGDIKAVWEASRWDWLLAMATRGETERINDWIADWLTHNPPFEGVNWKCGQEASIRVMHMALAAVVLGQDEAPEPGLAALLKLHLRRIAPTMNYAIGQANNHGTSEAAALFIGGSWLDRLGDGEGAAWARTGRRWLEERAHALIAEDGTFSQYSLVYHRVMLDTYCLVELWRRRWKLAAFSGALHRRLDAATRWLQQMVQANGDGPNFGANDGARLIALTDGPYRDFRPTLQSSAILFCDRVAIVEQGPWDRLIALFGQPRPSEQLPAPKSRIFPDGGLAVLRTDRAVAFVRFGRFDHRPSQADLMHVDLWVDGENLLRDDGSFSYADDAEGYGSASMHNSVTFDGRDPMPRVSRFLWGDWVEAEVGEIRDVDGEQSIRFSHRDANGNRHERTITLSHMRLICRDMLSGKANSATLRWRLPVGDYDIHSNTIQAEGMCMGVNGDTIDGPCLVDSVESRHYFNQQPVKVLEVTCQVPGQLETSIRF encoded by the coding sequence ATGAGCGGCTGGCCCGCAAAATTGCGGACCTATCGCAAGCTCGGCCTCGCCAATCTATGGCGGGTCGGCAGCTATCGGCTCGGCCTCAAACAGGGCTGGCATCCGGTCCTGAAGATCGACGCCCAAGCGCCCGATGGCCCCTTCTTCCGCTCGGCCAAGCCTGACCTTCCCTTCGCCCCGCGCGCGGACTGGCAACAGACCATGCCGTGGTTCGGCTGGACCGAAAAGCCGCTGGGCGATGTGCCCGACTGGCACCTGTCGCCCCAAAGCGGCGCGCACGCTGCAAGCGACCGGCCATGGCACCAGATCGGCGATTTTGATCCCGCGCTCGGCGATATCAAGGCGGTTTGGGAAGCCTCGCGCTGGGATTGGCTGCTGGCCATGGCGACGCGCGGCGAGACGGAGCGGATCAACGACTGGATCGCCGATTGGCTGACCCACAACCCGCCCTTCGAGGGCGTCAACTGGAAGTGCGGGCAGGAAGCCTCGATCAGGGTCATGCACATGGCGCTGGCAGCCGTCGTCCTCGGCCAGGATGAGGCGCCCGAGCCGGGGCTTGCTGCGCTCCTGAAGCTCCATTTACGGCGCATCGCACCGACGATGAATTATGCCATCGGCCAGGCCAACAATCATGGCACATCGGAAGCTGCGGCGCTGTTCATCGGCGGCAGCTGGCTCGATCGGCTGGGCGATGGCGAGGGCGCTGCATGGGCGCGCACCGGTCGTCGCTGGCTGGAAGAGCGCGCGCATGCGCTGATCGCCGAAGACGGGACATTCAGCCAATATTCGCTCGTCTACCACCGCGTCATGCTCGATACCTACTGCCTGGTCGAATTGTGGCGCAGGCGATGGAAGCTTGCGGCTTTTTCGGGCGCCTTGCATCGCCGCCTCGATGCCGCCACGCGCTGGCTTCAGCAGATGGTCCAGGCCAATGGCGACGGGCCCAATTTTGGCGCGAACGATGGCGCGCGCCTGATCGCGCTGACCGATGGTCCCTATCGCGATTTCCGCCCTACGCTGCAATCGAGCGCGATCCTCTTTTGCGATCGGGTCGCGATCGTCGAGCAGGGGCCATGGGACAGGCTGATAGCGCTATTCGGCCAACCGCGTCCGAGCGAGCAGCTCCCTGCGCCGAAGAGCAGGATATTTCCCGATGGCGGCCTTGCTGTCCTGCGCACCGATCGCGCTGTCGCCTTTGTGCGCTTCGGCAGGTTCGATCATCGCCCCAGCCAAGCCGATCTCATGCATGTTGACCTGTGGGTGGACGGCGAGAATCTGCTGCGCGACGATGGCAGCTTCAGTTATGCCGATGACGCTGAGGGCTATGGTTCGGCGAGCATGCACAATAGCGTCACATTTGACGGGCGCGATCCCATGCCGCGTGTGTCGCGTTTCCTGTGGGGCGATTGGGTCGAAGCCGAAGTGGGCGAGATACGCGATGTCGATGGCGAGCAGAGCATTCGTTTCAGCCATCGTGATGCCAACGGCAATAGGCATGAACGCACCATCACGCTATCGCACATGCGATTGATCTGCAGGGATATGCTGTCGGGAAAAGCCAATAGCGCGACCTTGCGTTGGCGACTTCCCGTCGGCGATTACGACATTCACTCGAACACTATCCAGGCCGAGGGCATGTGCATGGGGGTCAATGGCGACACCATCGATGGACCATGTTTGGTCGACAGCGTGGAATCGCGTCACTATTTCAACCAGCAGCCCGTGAAGGTGTTGGAGGTTACCTGCCAGGTTCCCGGCCAACTCGAGACATCGATCCGTTTCTGA
- a CDS encoding glycosyltransferase family 4 protein, with the protein MHILYFHQHFTTPKGASGIRSYENARRLVEEGHRVTMVCGSADRGATGLEGPFKGGRREGDVDGIHVVEYDLSYSNSDGFLKRSWTFLRFALKSIGLALMRKYDLLFATTTPLTAALPGIFAKWLRRKPFVFEVRDLWPELPREMGVITNPVVLWAMGVLEWMAYHSADRLVALSPGIAKGIERRGIAEDRIVMVPNGCDLALFSGAEPERPAGVGADELVAIFAGAHGLANGLDSVLDGAAELKRRGRRDIRILLVGNGMLKPKLQARAQAEGLDNVTFLDPVPKGELVKLFAGADIGIQSLANVPAFYYGTSPNKFFDYVAAGLPVINNYPGWVAGMIEEEGAGYAVAPDDPAAFADALEAAAADRAGLKAKGEAAKRLARREFARDDLAKRWIRWTTEGAR; encoded by the coding sequence ATGCATATTCTCTATTTCCACCAGCATTTCACCACGCCCAAAGGCGCATCGGGCATTCGCAGCTATGAAAATGCGCGCCGGCTGGTGGAAGAAGGACATCGGGTCACCATGGTTTGCGGCAGCGCCGATCGTGGGGCGACCGGGCTGGAGGGCCCATTCAAGGGCGGGCGGCGCGAGGGCGATGTGGATGGCATCCATGTGGTCGAATATGATCTGAGCTATTCCAACAGCGATGGCTTTCTCAAGCGCAGCTGGACCTTCCTGCGCTTTGCGTTGAAGAGCATCGGGCTGGCGCTGATGCGCAAATATGACCTGCTGTTCGCCACCACCACGCCGCTGACGGCCGCGCTGCCCGGCATTTTCGCCAAATGGCTGCGGCGCAAGCCCTTCGTCTTCGAAGTGCGCGACCTGTGGCCCGAACTGCCGCGCGAAATGGGCGTCATCACCAACCCGGTCGTTCTGTGGGCGATGGGGGTGCTCGAATGGATGGCCTATCATAGCGCCGACCGGCTGGTCGCGCTGTCTCCCGGCATCGCCAAGGGGATCGAACGGCGCGGCATTGCCGAGGATCGCATCGTGATGGTCCCCAATGGTTGCGATCTTGCCCTGTTCAGCGGGGCGGAGCCGGAGCGGCCGGCAGGGGTCGGCGCAGACGAGTTGGTCGCCATCTTCGCCGGGGCCCACGGCCTTGCCAATGGCCTCGACAGCGTGCTCGACGGCGCTGCCGAGCTAAAGCGCCGCGGGCGCCGGGATATCCGCATCCTGCTGGTCGGCAACGGCATGCTGAAACCCAAGCTGCAGGCGCGCGCGCAGGCGGAGGGGCTCGACAATGTCACCTTTCTCGATCCCGTGCCCAAGGGAGAGTTGGTGAAATTGTTCGCTGGCGCGGATATCGGCATCCAGTCGCTCGCCAATGTCCCGGCTTTCTATTACGGAACTTCGCCCAACAAGTTCTTCGATTACGTCGCGGCGGGGCTTCCGGTCATCAACAATTATCCCGGCTGGGTGGCCGGCATGATCGAGGAGGAAGGTGCCGGCTATGCCGTTGCCCCCGACGATCCCGCCGCCTTTGCCGACGCGCTGGAGGCCGCTGCCGCCGACCGCGCGGGCCTCAAGGCCAAGGGCGAGGCTGCGAAGAGGCTTGCCAGACGCGAATTTGCACGCGACGATTTGGCAAAGCGGTGGATCCGCTGGACGACCGAGGGGGCACGATGA
- a CDS encoding NeuD/PglB/VioB family sugar acetyltransferase, producing the protein MSDLIGVYGAGGCGRGILPLLRADERVDNDRLVFIDDARAGETINGQRTLGYRQFLDEGGTKACIAIAKGTVRANIDRQLKADGVELIGARGWDVHAMDDVEIAPGALLSPHVLFTSNIRVGRCFHANIYSYVEHDCVIGNYVTFAPRVNCNGNIRIGDFAYIGTGAVIHQGLTIGKNAIVGMGAVVTKDVPDGAVVVGNPARPLKKEIDR; encoded by the coding sequence ATGAGCGATTTGATCGGCGTATATGGAGCAGGCGGCTGTGGCCGCGGCATCCTGCCGTTGCTGCGCGCCGATGAACGGGTCGACAATGACCGCCTGGTCTTCATCGACGATGCAAGAGCGGGCGAGACCATCAATGGCCAGCGCACGCTCGGCTACCGCCAGTTCTTGGATGAAGGCGGCACCAAGGCCTGCATCGCCATCGCCAAGGGCACCGTGCGCGCCAATATCGACCGCCAGCTTAAGGCAGACGGCGTGGAATTGATCGGTGCGCGCGGATGGGACGTCCATGCCATGGACGATGTCGAGATCGCGCCGGGCGCGCTCTTGTCGCCGCACGTCCTTTTCACTTCCAACATCCGGGTCGGCCGCTGTTTCCACGCCAACATCTACAGCTATGTCGAACATGATTGCGTGATCGGCAATTATGTGACCTTTGCCCCAAGGGTGAATTGCAACGGCAATATCCGCATCGGCGATTTCGCCTATATCGGGACAGGCGCAGTGATCCATCAGGGGCTCACGATCGGCAAGAACGCCATTGTCGGCATGGGCGCGGTGGTGACCAAGGATGTGCCCGATGGCGCGGTGGTGGTCGGCAATCCGGCGCGCCCGCTCAAAAAGGAGATCGACCGATGA
- a CDS encoding PIG-L deacetylase family protein, whose translation MSILVLAPHADDETLGMGGTIARLVDEGEQVTVAVLTGHGEEAHPIWPKSAWDEIRAECVKACAVLGCGEPIYRELPAALLDATASHEVNRVVGDLIREVNPRELYIPFAHDLHKDHHAIAYAAVVAARPYLASAGGIERVLAYETVSETHLTPFAPAFTPNVFVDISATLQRKLAAMRCYASQLQPDHQPRSIANLEALARLRGTHMGVAAGEAFALIGEYRR comes from the coding sequence ATGAGCATCCTGGTTCTCGCGCCCCATGCGGACGATGAAACGCTGGGCATGGGCGGCACCATCGCCCGGCTGGTCGATGAAGGTGAGCAGGTGACCGTTGCCGTGCTGACCGGCCATGGCGAGGAAGCGCATCCCATCTGGCCCAAAAGCGCCTGGGACGAAATTCGCGCCGAATGCGTGAAGGCCTGCGCCGTGTTGGGCTGCGGGGAACCGATCTATCGCGAATTGCCCGCCGCGCTGCTCGATGCCACCGCCTCGCACGAGGTGAACCGGGTAGTCGGCGACCTCATCCGCGAGGTCAATCCGCGCGAGCTTTACATTCCCTTCGCGCATGATCTGCACAAGGATCATCACGCCATCGCTTATGCTGCTGTCGTGGCGGCGCGTCCCTATCTTGCCAGTGCCGGCGGGATCGAGCGGGTGCTGGCCTATGAAACCGTGTCGGAAACCCACCTGACGCCCTTCGCGCCGGCCTTCACCCCAAATGTCTTCGTCGACATTTCGGCCACGCTGCAGCGCAAGCTGGCGGCCATGCGCTGCTATGCCAGCCAGTTGCAGCCCGATCACCAACCGCGTTCGATCGCCAATCTGGAAGCGCTGGCGCGGCTGCGCGGCACGCATATGGGCGTGGCGGCAGGCGAAGCCTTCGCGCTGATCGGCGAGTATCGGCGCTAG
- a CDS encoding sugar transferase yields MKRLLDFLFAAILLLILSPLLLLSALAIKLSSPGPIFFRQRRVGRGMRPFDILKLRTMTVDPNRQLSQTQGGDPEVTGPGRILRRLKIDEMPQLINVLNGDMALVGPRPCMAVTAEEAPDWAKKRFDVRPGLTGLAQVNGNIALSWEERFRHDVRYVEQRNLFMDIGIIFKTIAVVLVGEEKMKGAS; encoded by the coding sequence ATGAAGCGGCTCCTGGATTTTCTGTTTGCGGCGATCTTGCTGCTGATCCTGTCGCCGCTGCTGCTGCTGAGCGCGTTAGCGATCAAATTGTCATCGCCCGGGCCCATCTTCTTTCGCCAGCGCCGCGTCGGCAGGGGGATGCGGCCCTTCGATATCCTCAAGCTGCGCACCATGACGGTCGATCCCAATCGGCAATTGAGCCAGACGCAGGGCGGCGATCCCGAAGTGACCGGCCCCGGCCGCATCCTGCGCCGCCTGAAGATCGATGAAATGCCGCAGCTCATCAATGTCCTCAACGGCGACATGGCGCTGGTCGGCCCGCGCCCCTGCATGGCGGTCACCGCAGAGGAAGCCCCCGACTGGGCGAAGAAGCGCTTCGATGTGCGGCCGGGCCTTACCGGCCTGGCGCAGGTCAACGGCAATATCGCACTGAGCTGGGAAGAGCGTTTCCGCCATGATGTGCGCTATGTCGAACAGCGCAACCTGTTCATGGACATTGGCATCATTTTCAAGACGATCGCAGTGGTTCTTGTCGGCGAGGAAAAGATGAAGGGCGCATCATGA
- a CDS encoding methionyl-tRNA formyltransferase: MKVAVIGGVTSTELLVRKLAAHGFDDVRVWGYVPTDSTNVSGWVDLARVAADCGFAYAPFRKVTECEAALIDFAPDILFVVGLSQIVPQSMIDAATRHAIGFHPTRLPKGRGRAAMAWLVLREEDGAANFFELRQGVDDGPIHVQTVYPVGPDDTASSVEAKMLDAEARALDEWLPRLKAGKAVPVEQDHDDASWFARRTPDDGRIDWQQGAEAIDRLVRASTRPHPGAFSHAGDERVVIWASSLVDRDEAGVPGRILRVEGDQFDMATGDGILRVSQWEATGGWSPRVGQRLGYDPEIEIADLRRRLAALEAKMSGDS, from the coding sequence ATGAAGGTCGCGGTGATTGGCGGCGTGACATCGACCGAGCTGCTCGTGCGCAAGCTTGCGGCTCATGGCTTCGATGATGTGCGGGTCTGGGGCTATGTGCCCACCGATTCCACCAACGTGTCAGGCTGGGTCGACCTGGCCCGGGTCGCCGCCGATTGCGGTTTCGCCTATGCCCCCTTCCGCAAGGTGACCGAGTGCGAGGCGGCGCTGATCGACTTTGCGCCCGATATCCTGTTCGTGGTCGGACTGTCGCAGATCGTGCCCCAATCGATGATCGATGCCGCCACCCGTCACGCCATCGGTTTCCATCCTACCAGATTGCCCAAGGGTAGGGGACGCGCCGCCATGGCCTGGCTTGTCCTGCGCGAGGAAGATGGCGCCGCCAACTTCTTTGAGCTGCGCCAGGGCGTCGATGATGGTCCCATCCATGTGCAGACCGTCTATCCGGTCGGCCCCGATGACACAGCGTCGAGCGTGGAAGCCAAAATGCTGGACGCGGAGGCGCGGGCATTGGATGAGTGGCTGCCCAGACTGAAGGCAGGAAAGGCAGTGCCGGTGGAACAGGATCATGATGATGCCAGCTGGTTCGCCCGGCGCACCCCCGACGATGGCCGGATCGACTGGCAGCAGGGCGCCGAGGCAATCGACCGGCTTGTCCGCGCCTCGACCCGCCCGCACCCCGGCGCCTTCAGCCATGCCGGCGACGAGCGCGTCGTCATCTGGGCCTCCAGCCTGGTCGATCGCGACGAGGCTGGCGTGCCAGGCCGCATCCTGCGGGTCGAGGGCGACCAGTTCGATATGGCGACAGGCGATGGCATCCTGCGAGTCAGCCAATGGGAAGCGACGGGCGGCTGGAGCCCGCGCGTCGGACAGCGCCTTGGCTACGATCCTGAAATAGAAATTGCCGACCTGCGCCGTCGCCTGGCCGCGCTGGAAGCGAAGATGAGCGGAGACAGCTGA
- a CDS encoding DegT/DnrJ/EryC1/StrS family aminotransferase: protein MSPWPNFEEDEVEAVARVLRSNRVNYWTGQEGREFEKEFAAYCDSEYAIALTNGTVALDLALVGLGIGPGDEVIVTPRTFLASVSSVVTIGATPVFADVDRDSGNISAETIERVITPRTKAVIIVHLGGWPADLDPVMELAAQHDFFVIEDCAQAHGARYKGRSVGSIGHVGAWSFCQDKIMTTGGEGGMVTCNDRDLWSRMWSYKDHGKSWEAVYERQHPPGFRWLHESFGTNWRMTEVQSVIGRVQLTKMAHWTDRRTFAATSYQEAWDGIAGLRLPRPAPDNGTQHAWYKFYGYVDPDALEEGWTRDRIVEEINARGVPCFQGSCSEVYLEKAFDGTDYRPAERLPVARELGETSLMWLCHPSLTDAEIEKTAQISAEVLREALGG from the coding sequence ATGTCCCCCTGGCCCAATTTCGAGGAAGACGAGGTCGAAGCGGTCGCGCGCGTGCTGCGCTCCAACCGCGTCAATTACTGGACCGGGCAGGAAGGGCGCGAATTCGAAAAGGAGTTCGCTGCCTATTGCGACAGCGAATACGCCATCGCGCTCACCAACGGCACGGTCGCGCTCGATCTGGCGCTGGTAGGGCTGGGCATCGGTCCTGGCGATGAAGTGATCGTCACCCCGCGCACCTTCCTCGCCTCGGTTTCGTCCGTCGTCACCATCGGCGCCACGCCTGTCTTTGCCGATGTCGATCGCGACAGCGGCAATATCTCGGCAGAAACCATCGAGCGGGTCATCACCCCGCGCACCAAAGCCGTGATCATCGTCCATCTTGGCGGCTGGCCCGCTGATCTCGATCCGGTGATGGAATTGGCCGCGCAGCACGATTTCTTCGTCATCGAAGATTGCGCCCAGGCGCATGGCGCGCGCTACAAGGGGCGCAGCGTGGGTTCGATCGGCCATGTCGGCGCATGGTCCTTCTGCCAGGACAAGATCATGACCACCGGCGGCGAAGGCGGGATGGTGACCTGCAACGATCGTGACCTGTGGTCGCGAATGTGGTCCTACAAGGATCATGGCAAGAGCTGGGAAGCGGTTTACGAGCGCCAGCATCCGCCGGGCTTTCGCTGGCTCCATGAAAGCTTCGGCACCAATTGGCGGATGACCGAGGTGCAATCGGTGATCGGCCGCGTGCAGCTGACCAAGATGGCGCACTGGACCGACCGGCGCACCTTTGCGGCGACGAGCTACCAGGAGGCCTGGGACGGCATTGCTGGTCTCCGCCTGCCGCGCCCCGCGCCCGACAATGGTACGCAGCACGCTTGGTATAAATTTTACGGCTATGTCGATCCCGACGCGCTGGAAGAAGGCTGGACCCGCGATCGCATCGTCGAGGAAATCAACGCCCGCGGCGTACCCTGCTTCCAGGGCAGTTGTTCGGAAGTCTATCTGGAAAAGGCGTTCGATGGCACCGACTACAGGCCCGCTGAGCGGCTGCCCGTGGCGCGCGAATTGGGTGAAACCAGCCTGATGTGGCTGTGCCATCCCAGCCTGACCGACGCGGAAATCGAAAAAACGGCGCAGATCAGCGCCGAAGTGCTGCGCGAGGCGCTGGGCGGCTAG